A portion of the Deinococcus hopiensis KR-140 genome contains these proteins:
- a CDS encoding ankyrin repeat domain-containing protein, translating into MRRALLAALLIFPWADAGGAATLQPGVGQPALNAALGQAAERGDVAGVRNLLKRGASPRARRADGRTALTSAALGNHVAVARMLVAAGADPDPQDTARNNALLVTGETGNVGMLREVLRAGPDLTRTNRFGGTALIPAADRGHVEYVRELLKTGIDVNHVNNLGWTALLEAVLLGDGDPRHTEIVRLLLAADANPNLTDRDGVTPLAHAKRRGFASMVALLTSGRGR; encoded by the coding sequence GTGAGGCGCGCACTGCTGGCTGCCCTGCTCATCTTCCCATGGGCGGACGCGGGTGGGGCAGCCACCCTCCAGCCTGGCGTGGGCCAGCCCGCCCTGAACGCCGCCCTGGGCCAGGCCGCCGAACGGGGCGACGTGGCCGGGGTCCGCAACCTTTTAAAGCGTGGGGCCTCACCGCGCGCTCGGCGCGCGGACGGCCGCACTGCCCTGACGAGCGCTGCTCTCGGGAATCACGTCGCTGTGGCCCGGATGCTCGTTGCTGCGGGAGCAGACCCGGATCCGCAGGACACGGCCCGGAACAATGCCCTGCTCGTGACCGGTGAAACCGGCAACGTCGGCATGCTCCGCGAGGTGTTGCGCGCAGGGCCGGACCTGACCCGTACCAATCGCTTCGGCGGTACCGCCCTGATTCCAGCGGCCGACCGGGGACACGTCGAGTACGTGCGCGAACTGCTCAAGACCGGTATTGATGTGAATCATGTGAACAACCTGGGGTGGACTGCCCTGCTGGAGGCGGTCCTCCTCGGCGACGGTGATCCCCGCCATACCGAGATCGTTCGCTTGCTGCTCGCAGCGGATGCCAATCCCAACCTGACGGACCGGGACGGCGTGACACCCCTGGCACATGCCAAACGGCGCGGCTTTGCCAGCATGGTGGCGCTTTTGACATCCGGACGTGGGCGTTAA
- a CDS encoding SHOCT domain-containing protein, which translates to MNHEKAFAEFDRNRGNFAATWNWGSFALGPIWYLSNGMPAKAGIYTAAALTLIALSGGALALPVWIAFGLLGYYDLYLLQHRNTPLWGRLPSALAHPFSGAQPAANFEMRFRVLKESHDKGLLDGVEFEEKRGQLLKRLEHEEKLQQLEKALQAGVFTQEEYDVKVQQYLGS; encoded by the coding sequence ATGAACCACGAAAAAGCATTCGCTGAATTTGACCGCAACCGAGGAAACTTCGCCGCCACCTGGAACTGGGGATCCTTCGCCCTCGGACCGATCTGGTACCTCTCCAATGGAATGCCGGCCAAAGCGGGGATCTATACCGCTGCTGCCCTCACCCTGATTGCCCTTTCGGGAGGCGCTCTGGCCCTTCCGGTGTGGATCGCGTTTGGACTCCTCGGGTACTACGACCTCTACCTTCTCCAACATCGGAACACGCCGCTGTGGGGGCGTCTCCCCTCGGCGCTGGCCCACCCTTTTTCAGGAGCGCAGCCGGCCGCGAACTTTGAGATGCGGTTCCGGGTCCTGAAGGAGAGCCACGACAAAGGACTGTTGGATGGGGTGGAGTTTGAGGAGAAGCGGGGCCAGCTGCTCAAGCGCCTGGAGCACGAAGAGAAGCTCCAACAGCTGGAGAAGGCGCTGCAGGCCGGCGTATTCACCCAAGAAGAGTATGACGTGAAGGTCCAGCAGTACCTCGGGTCGTAA
- a CDS encoding LuxR C-terminal-related transcriptional regulator — protein sequence MTDPIRTVLVDDHPLFREGVAATLSADPHFEVVGEGATADEALRLCAGLLPDVLLLDLNLPGGGLNGARAVAAACPVTRIVMLTVSEDEADVLGALKAGARGFVLKGVSGRELRGIIASVAAGDVYVTPGLAASMLRDMSSPRPSARPLDDLTPRERQILEGVASGQSNKEIARGLELTEKTVKHYMTNILQKLQVRNRVEAALLAQREQARE from the coding sequence ATGACCGATCCCATTCGCACGGTGCTGGTGGATGACCATCCCCTCTTTCGCGAGGGTGTGGCCGCGACCCTGAGTGCCGATCCACACTTCGAGGTGGTGGGTGAGGGCGCCACCGCCGACGAGGCGCTACGCCTGTGTGCCGGACTGCTACCGGACGTGCTCCTGCTGGACCTCAACTTGCCCGGAGGTGGCCTCAATGGGGCCCGAGCGGTGGCCGCCGCCTGCCCCGTGACCCGCATCGTCATGTTGACCGTCAGTGAAGACGAGGCCGACGTGCTGGGCGCCCTCAAAGCGGGGGCGCGCGGCTTCGTGCTCAAGGGCGTCTCTGGGCGAGAACTCCGCGGCATCATCGCTTCCGTGGCGGCGGGAGACGTCTACGTGACGCCCGGCCTGGCGGCCAGCATGCTCCGCGACATGAGCTCGCCCCGTCCATCGGCCCGTCCGCTGGATGACCTCACGCCCCGAGAGCGGCAGATCCTGGAGGGGGTGGCCTCAGGACAGAGCAACAAGGAGATCGCGCGCGGTCTGGAGCTTACCGAGAAGACGGTCAAGCATTACATGACCAACATCCTCCAAAAATTGCAGGTCCGCAACCGGGTGGAAGCGGCCCTGCTCGCCCAGCGGGAACAGGCCCGGGAATAG